A stretch of the Pan troglodytes isolate AG18354 chromosome 20, NHGRI_mPanTro3-v2.0_pri, whole genome shotgun sequence genome encodes the following:
- the NPAS1 gene encoding neuronal PAS domain-containing protein 1 isoform X7, whose amino-acid sequence MAAPYPGSGGGSEVKCVGGRGASVPWDFLPGLMVKAPSGPCLQAQRKEKSRNAARSRRGKENLEFFELAKLLPLPGAISSQLDKASIVRLSVTYLRLRRFAALGAPPWGLRAAGPPAGLAPGRRGPAALVSEVFEQHLGGHILQSLDGFVFALNQEGKFLYISETVSIYLGLSQVEMTGSSVFDYIHPGDHSEVLEQLGLRTPTPGPPTPPSVSSSSSSSSSLADTPEIEASLTKVPPSSLVQERSFFVRMKSTLTKRGLHVKASGYKVIHVTGRLRAHALGLVALGHTLPPAPLAELPLHGHMIVFRLSLGLTILACESRVSDHMDLGPSELVGRSCYQFVHGQDATRIRQSHVDLLDKGQVMTGYYRWLQRAGGFVWLQSVATVAGSGKSPGEHHVLWVSHVLSQAEGGQTPLDAFQLPASVACEEASSPGPEPTDGKTEGWGHTQALSIFLFQSRSLRRKGSRLPQRRTRPPRPRANASKWSPARGKPKAPRTVATRIPPATRPHHGPSSPLSSGQGS is encoded by the exons ATGGCGGCCCCCTATCCCGGCAGTGGCGGCGGAAGCGAGGTCAAATGCGTGGGAGGCCGCGGCGCCAGCGTCCCCTGGGACTTTCTACCCGGGCTGATGGTCAAGGCGCCGTCCGGACCGTG CCTGCAGGCGCAGCGCAAGGAGAAGTCCCGGAACGCGGCGCGCTCGCGGCGCGGGAAGGAGAACCTGGAGTTCTTCGAGCTGGCCAAGCTTCTCCCGCTGCCCGGCGCCATCTCCAGCCAGCTGGACAAGGCTTCCATCGTGCGCCTCAGCGTCACCTACCTCCGCCTGCGCCGGTTCGCCGCGCTGGGGGCGCCGCCCTGGGGGCTGAGAGCCGCGGGGCCGCCAGCTGGCCTCG ccccaggccgCCGCGGCCCCGCAGCGCTGGTCTCCGAAGTCTTCGAGCAGCACCTGGGAGGTCACATCTTGCAG TCCCTGGATGGCTTTGTGTTCGCCTTGAACCAGGAAGGAAAATTCCTCTACATCTCAGAGACAGTCTCCATCTATCTGGGTCTCTCACAG GTGGAGATGACGGGCAGCAGCGTCTTCGACTACATTCACCCTGGGGACCACTCAGAGGTGCTGGAGCAACTGGGGCTGCGGACGCCGACGCCCGGCCCCCCAACCCCGCCCTCcgtctcctcttcctcctcctcttcctcttcgcTTGCAGATACCCCCGAGATCG AGGCCAGCCTCACCAAGGTGCCCCCCTCCTCCCTGGTCCAGGAGCGCTCCTTCTTTGTCCGCATGAAATCCACGCTCACCAAGAGGGGGCTGCACGTCAAGGCCTCAGGGTACAAG GTCATCCACGTGACTGGGCGCCTTCGGGCCCACGCCCTGGGCCTTGTGGCCCTCGGGCACACGTTGCCCCCggcccccctggctgagctgccaCTCCACGGACACATGATCGTCTTCCGTCTCAGCCTGGGTCTCACCATCCTTGCTTGTGAGAGCAG AGTCAGCGACCACATGGACCTGGGGCCCTCAGAGCTGGTGGGCCGCAGCTGCTACCAGTTTGTCCACGGACAGGACGCCACGAGGATCCGCCAGAGCCACGTGGACT tgcTGGACAAGGGTCAGGTGATGACTGGTTACTACCGTTGGCTGCAGCGTGCCGGGGGCTTCGTGTGGCTGCAGTCTGTGGCCACGGTGGCTGGGAGCGGGAAGAGCCCCGGGGAGCACCATGTGCTTTGGGTCAGCCACGTGCTCAG CCAAGCCGAGGGTGGCCAAACTCCTTTGGATGCCTTCCAGCTTCCAGCCAGCGTGGCCTGTGAGGAGGCATCCAGCCCGGGGCCAGAGCCCACAG atgggaagactgagggCTGGGGACACACACAGGCCCTCAGCATCTTCCTCTTCCAGAGCCGGAGCCTCCGACGGAAGggaagcaggctgccccagcggAGAACGAGGCCCCCCAGACCCAGGGCAAACGCATCAAAGTGGAGCCCGGCCCGAGGGAAACCAAAGGCTCCGAGGACAGTGGCGACGAGGATCCCTCCGGCCACCCGGCCACACCACGGCCCGAGTTCACCTCTGTCATCCGGGCAGGGGTCCTGA
- the NPAS1 gene encoding neuronal PAS domain-containing protein 1 isoform X10, translating to MTGSSVFDYIHPGDHSEVLEQLGLRTPTPGPPTPPSVSSSSSSSSSLADTPEIEASLTKVPPSSLVQERSFFVRMKSTLTKRGLHVKASGYKVIHVTGRLRAHALGLVALGHTLPPAPLAELPLHGHMIVFRLSLGLTILACESRVSDHMDLGPSELVGRSCYQFVHGQDATRIRQSHVDSCRGLRVAAVCGHGGWEREEPRGAPCALGQPRAQPSRGWPNSFGCLPASSQRGL from the exons ATGACGGGCAGCAGCGTCTTCGACTACATTCACCCTGGGGACCACTCAGAGGTGCTGGAGCAACTGGGGCTGCGGACGCCGACGCCCGGCCCCCCAACCCCGCCCTCcgtctcctcttcctcctcctcttcctcttcgcTTGCAGATACCCCCGAGATCG AGGCCAGCCTCACCAAGGTGCCCCCCTCCTCCCTGGTCCAGGAGCGCTCCTTCTTTGTCCGCATGAAATCCACGCTCACCAAGAGGGGGCTGCACGTCAAGGCCTCAGGGTACAAG GTCATCCACGTGACTGGGCGCCTTCGGGCCCACGCCCTGGGCCTTGTGGCCCTCGGGCACACGTTGCCCCCggcccccctggctgagctgccaCTCCACGGACACATGATCGTCTTCCGTCTCAGCCTGGGTCTCACCATCCTTGCTTGTGAGAGCAG AGTCAGCGACCACATGGACCTGGGGCCCTCAGAGCTGGTGGGCCGCAGCTGCTACCAGTTTGTCCACGGACAGGACGCCACGAGGATCCGCCAGAGCCACGTGGACT CGTGCCGGGGGCTTCGTGTGGCTGCAGTCTGTGGCCACGGTGGCTGGGAGCGGGAAGAGCCCCGGGGAGCACCATGTGCTTTGGGTCAGCCACGTGCTCAG CCAAGCCGAGGGTGGCCAAACTCCTTTGGATGCCTTCCAGCTTCCAGCCAGCGTGGCCTGTGA
- the NPAS1 gene encoding neuronal PAS domain-containing protein 1 isoform X5 — MAAPYPGSGGGSEVKCVGGRGASVPWDFLPGLMVKAPSGPCLQAQRKEKSRNAARSRRGKENLEFFELAKLLPLPGAISSQLDKASIVRLSVTYLRLRRFAALGAPPWGLRAAGPPAGLAPGRRGPAALVSEVFEQHLGGHILQSLDGFVFALNQEGKFLYISETVSIYLGLSQVEMTGSSVFDYIHPGDHSEVLEQLGLRTPTPGPPTPPSVSSSSSSSSSLADTPEIEASLTKVPPSSLVQERSFFVRMKSTLTKRGLHVKASGYKQVIHVTGRLRAHALGLVALGHTLPPAPLAELPLHGHMIVFRLSLGLTILACESRVSDHMDLGPSELVGRSCYQFVHGQDATRIRQSHVDSKPRVAKLLWMPSSFQPAWPVRRHPARGQSPQMGRLRAGDTHRPSASSSSRAGASDGREAGCPSGERGPPDPGQTHQSGARPEGNQRLRGQWRRGSLRPPGHTTARVHLCHPGRGPEAGPGAAMGPGASRGPPAHPPARGLLAAGGAGPVHARHHPLRPRGAGPGVPAPAEAGSGPRAPGGLLPAPGPALPGARGHQAAAEGGLRTGRAAGAGPCDNRGPP, encoded by the exons ATGGCGGCCCCCTATCCCGGCAGTGGCGGCGGAAGCGAGGTCAAATGCGTGGGAGGCCGCGGCGCCAGCGTCCCCTGGGACTTTCTACCCGGGCTGATGGTCAAGGCGCCGTCCGGACCGTG CCTGCAGGCGCAGCGCAAGGAGAAGTCCCGGAACGCGGCGCGCTCGCGGCGCGGGAAGGAGAACCTGGAGTTCTTCGAGCTGGCCAAGCTTCTCCCGCTGCCCGGCGCCATCTCCAGCCAGCTGGACAAGGCTTCCATCGTGCGCCTCAGCGTCACCTACCTCCGCCTGCGCCGGTTCGCCGCGCTGGGGGCGCCGCCCTGGGGGCTGAGAGCCGCGGGGCCGCCAGCTGGCCTCG ccccaggccgCCGCGGCCCCGCAGCGCTGGTCTCCGAAGTCTTCGAGCAGCACCTGGGAGGTCACATCTTGCAG TCCCTGGATGGCTTTGTGTTCGCCTTGAACCAGGAAGGAAAATTCCTCTACATCTCAGAGACAGTCTCCATCTATCTGGGTCTCTCACAG GTGGAGATGACGGGCAGCAGCGTCTTCGACTACATTCACCCTGGGGACCACTCAGAGGTGCTGGAGCAACTGGGGCTGCGGACGCCGACGCCCGGCCCCCCAACCCCGCCCTCcgtctcctcttcctcctcctcttcctcttcgcTTGCAGATACCCCCGAGATCG AGGCCAGCCTCACCAAGGTGCCCCCCTCCTCCCTGGTCCAGGAGCGCTCCTTCTTTGTCCGCATGAAATCCACGCTCACCAAGAGGGGGCTGCACGTCAAGGCCTCAGGGTACAAG CAGGTCATCCACGTGACTGGGCGCCTTCGGGCCCACGCCCTGGGCCTTGTGGCCCTCGGGCACACGTTGCCCCCggcccccctggctgagctgccaCTCCACGGACACATGATCGTCTTCCGTCTCAGCCTGGGTCTCACCATCCTTGCTTGTGAGAGCAG AGTCAGCGACCACATGGACCTGGGGCCCTCAGAGCTGGTGGGCCGCAGCTGCTACCAGTTTGTCCACGGACAGGACGCCACGAGGATCCGCCAGAGCCACGTGGACT CCAAGCCGAGGGTGGCCAAACTCCTTTGGATGCCTTCCAGCTTCCAGCCAGCGTGGCCTGTGAGGAGGCATCCAGCCCGGGGCCAGAGCCCACAG atgggaagactgagggCTGGGGACACACACAGGCCCTCAGCATCTTCCTCTTCCAGAGCCGGAGCCTCCGACGGAAGggaagcaggctgccccagcggAGAACGAGGCCCCCCAGACCCAGGGCAAACGCATCAAAGTGGAGCCCGGCCCGAGGGAAACCAAAGGCTCCGAGGACAGTGGCGACGAGGATCCCTCCGGCCACCCGGCCACACCACGGCCCGAGTTCACCTCTGTCATCCGGGCAGGGGTCCTGAAGCAGGACCCGGTGCGGCCATGGGGCCTGGCGCCTCCCGGGGACCCCCCGCCCACCCTCCTGCACGCGGGCTTCTTGCCGCCGGTGGTGCGGGGCCTGTGCACGCCCGGCACCATCCGCTACGGCCCCGCGGAGCTGGGCCTGGTGTACCCGCACCTGCAGAGGCTGGGTCCGGGCCCCGCGCTCCCGGAGGCCTTTTACCCGCCCCTGGGCCTGCCCTACCCGGGGCCCGCGGGCACCAGGCTGCCGCGGAAGGGGGACTGAGGACTGGCAGAGCTGCCGGCGCTGGACCCTGCGACAACCGGGGTCCCCCATGA
- the NPAS1 gene encoding neuronal PAS domain-containing protein 1 isoform X6 has product MAAPYPGSGGGSEVKCVGGRGASVPWDFLPGLMVKAPSGPCLQAQRKEKSRNAARSRRGKENLEFFELAKLLPLPGAISSQLDKASIVRLSVTYLRLRRFAALGAPPWGLRAAGPPAGLAPGRRGPAALVSEVFEQHLGGHILQSLDGFVFALNQEGKFLYISETVSIYLGLSQVEMTGSSVFDYIHPGDHSEVLEQLGLRTPTPGPPTPPSVSSSSSSSSSLADTPEIEASLTKVPPSSLVQERSFFVRMKSTLTKRGLHVKASGYKQVIHVTGRLRAHALGLVALGHTLPPAPLAELPLHGHMIVFRLSLGLTILACESSKGLNPRGLWSQLCLSRNPVVLDSSPLLCHPPESATTWTWGPQSWWAAAATSLSTDRTPRGSARATWTRAGGFVWLQSVATVAGSGKSPGEHHVLWVSHVLSQAEGGQTPLDAFQLPASVACEEASSPGPEPTDGKTEGWGHTQALSIFLFQSRSLRRKGSRLPQRRTRPPRPRANASKWSPARGKPKAPRTVATRIPPATRPHHGPSSPLSSGQGS; this is encoded by the exons ATGGCGGCCCCCTATCCCGGCAGTGGCGGCGGAAGCGAGGTCAAATGCGTGGGAGGCCGCGGCGCCAGCGTCCCCTGGGACTTTCTACCCGGGCTGATGGTCAAGGCGCCGTCCGGACCGTG CCTGCAGGCGCAGCGCAAGGAGAAGTCCCGGAACGCGGCGCGCTCGCGGCGCGGGAAGGAGAACCTGGAGTTCTTCGAGCTGGCCAAGCTTCTCCCGCTGCCCGGCGCCATCTCCAGCCAGCTGGACAAGGCTTCCATCGTGCGCCTCAGCGTCACCTACCTCCGCCTGCGCCGGTTCGCCGCGCTGGGGGCGCCGCCCTGGGGGCTGAGAGCCGCGGGGCCGCCAGCTGGCCTCG ccccaggccgCCGCGGCCCCGCAGCGCTGGTCTCCGAAGTCTTCGAGCAGCACCTGGGAGGTCACATCTTGCAG TCCCTGGATGGCTTTGTGTTCGCCTTGAACCAGGAAGGAAAATTCCTCTACATCTCAGAGACAGTCTCCATCTATCTGGGTCTCTCACAG GTGGAGATGACGGGCAGCAGCGTCTTCGACTACATTCACCCTGGGGACCACTCAGAGGTGCTGGAGCAACTGGGGCTGCGGACGCCGACGCCCGGCCCCCCAACCCCGCCCTCcgtctcctcttcctcctcctcttcctcttcgcTTGCAGATACCCCCGAGATCG AGGCCAGCCTCACCAAGGTGCCCCCCTCCTCCCTGGTCCAGGAGCGCTCCTTCTTTGTCCGCATGAAATCCACGCTCACCAAGAGGGGGCTGCACGTCAAGGCCTCAGGGTACAAG CAGGTCATCCACGTGACTGGGCGCCTTCGGGCCCACGCCCTGGGCCTTGTGGCCCTCGGGCACACGTTGCCCCCggcccccctggctgagctgccaCTCCACGGACACATGATCGTCTTCCGTCTCAGCCTGGGTCTCACCATCCTTGCTTGTGAGAGCAG CAAGGGTCTGAACCCCAGGGGACTCTGGAGCCAACTCTGCCTCTCCCGCAACCCCGTGGTCTTGGActcctcccctcttctctgtCACCCCCCAGAGTCAGCGACCACATGGACCTGGGGCCCTCAGAGCTGGTGGGCCGCAGCTGCTACCAGTTTGTCCACGGACAGGACGCCACGAGGATCCGCCAGAGCCACGTGGACT CGTGCCGGGGGCTTCGTGTGGCTGCAGTCTGTGGCCACGGTGGCTGGGAGCGGGAAGAGCCCCGGGGAGCACCATGTGCTTTGGGTCAGCCACGTGCTCAG CCAAGCCGAGGGTGGCCAAACTCCTTTGGATGCCTTCCAGCTTCCAGCCAGCGTGGCCTGTGAGGAGGCATCCAGCCCGGGGCCAGAGCCCACAG atgggaagactgagggCTGGGGACACACACAGGCCCTCAGCATCTTCCTCTTCCAGAGCCGGAGCCTCCGACGGAAGggaagcaggctgccccagcggAGAACGAGGCCCCCCAGACCCAGGGCAAACGCATCAAAGTGGAGCCCGGCCCGAGGGAAACCAAAGGCTCCGAGGACAGTGGCGACGAGGATCCCTCCGGCCACCCGGCCACACCACGGCCCGAGTTCACCTCTGTCATCCGGGCAGGGGTCCTGA